Part of the Cottoperca gobio chromosome 16, fCotGob3.1, whole genome shotgun sequence genome, TTTGTGGTAGaggctctttttttatttatgttctgtTTTTGAATATTGGTTGTGTATGTTTAGTTTTCTATGGTACATTGGTGGTGCACATTAGAAAtcaattaatataaatattaagattTAAACTGGGCAACAATAATTAAGCTATTTGAACCAATTTAAGTGTAAGTCAAAAGGAGGGTTTAAAGAAAAGTATAACCCTGGGGAGGGGCTCACTTcttgatacatttaaatatataggCCCCCTATCATTTTCATACGGTCCCTATGACTCTCAGATGGCAGATGGCACCCAGTTTGAATCCCAGTCTCTGCTCCTCAGCGGGGAATACCAGAGTAGTGGCCGCCTTGTGAAACATCCAGTAAAACTGCTTCAGAGCTTTTTGCACTTCGCAAACACCTCGGGCAACCAGGAAGTCTGATTATCAGTGTTACAGCAAGCGTCTGCCACACAAAGCAGCAGAGCCTAATTGCCAAAACCATTTCCATAATCTCTGCATAATCATCATCTCAATAGCTAATTCCTTTCGGGTGCATTTTAGTTTTGGATTATATGGTTTTGACTCAGCACTGACAGGTTGTGCACTGTTAGCCAATATGCTGTGTTGTGTGAAAAGCCTCACTTATAATGTGTAGGTGTCTGCGGTTGACACTTAAACGTCTGTTATGTCAAAAGGTTTTCATGGTGTAATGGAGCTCAAGTCTTTTATCCAAGCTGCTAAACAAGATAAATGTGTTCCATCAGGGCAAGCAACAAATCAGATCTCCCTCTCTCGTTTACAGTAGATCTCTCACAAAGTCTCCCGCACAAACAAATAACCATCCagatgaaacagaaaatgtttgatgctcTGAGCTCTTGACGCGGCATCGCAACACTGAGAGCTATTACGAAAGCTTCAGCGAGATTCCCTCTTTGTTCTCGTTTGCATCCGTACATTAGTCTGAGTGCAACAACTAGCAAGGTCGGTAGATGAGAGCAACAAATGATCTGCGAGTCGCTCTGAGTGTAACTGTACACGTTTGATTGCATCATGTGCATTCAAGCTCTCAGAGAAAAGAACGGCAGGTTTTTTAAAATCCAGAACAAAACGGTTTCTGTCGGGGGCAAAGATCACAGTCACACTGCAGAAGTGCTGTAGATCTGACTGCTGTGCTAAAATGAAGCAATTCTCATTCTCAGTCAGAAGCCAGCTCATGGTGTTTGACtaaaatgattcattttgttGCTATTTCATTTATCTTTTACACAGTGAACATATAATCAGAGCCATGTATATTTCACAGGGAACATACTGAATGCTTTGCAGCACAGAGGAACTCTTCAATGCCACCGTCTGTTCGGGGTCCTGGTGGGAGCTCTGTGATGTCTCGTATAGaacgtctctctctttccaatCATTTGAGTGATGTCTTTCAACATCCACAGGAGAAATGAGCGTGACGGACGCCTTCTAATCAAGCTTTCTGTTCTCTGACACACCATCAGTCTTTCAGCAGAGAATGATTTCAGCCCTTTAATGTGTATACGAAATTAAATGAAAGACCAGTTGAACATGGAGCATAATGCAAAAACAGCACAAGAATTGATCATTTTCAAAACATCCTCTGTGGGCCTCACTGGCATGTGTCTAAGTGTTAACCGCCTCAGTAATAATGTTTCAGTAGGTATCGCTCAATCATGACTTTCACTGCAGTCGAGAGCAGATTATTCACAATGAGAAtctgaattatatatatataaaaaaataaataatacagtggtgttttttattccttttttctcCAAGATGATTATACAAAAACGGTGATGAAAGTGGTGGTGTGAACGTGTGGCAATCAGGGCTTTGGGCCTGCGTCACTTTAGCAACAGTTAAAAGGATACAGCTGGTGatattctttgtatttgtcttaTTGTCAACAGATCAtgtgaaaagacaaagaaaaacgattattaatactattaatTGATCTTGGTAAAGCCTGATATatgttattcctctgtgccatagagctccatttctgtccaaaaacatttaaagcacgTGAATGAGCCACACTCATTGCTGGCAGGTTTCTTCATTATTTTGACATAcgctgtcctgctgctgtagaTACTCACCAGAGCGCCAAATCTGAAGATATTCCCCATTAAATGCTCTTCTTACTCCTGTTGGAGTCTCCtcaaaaactacagtgcccagaaAATATCAAGCTTAAAAACAAGTATGGAAGTCAGAAAGCATTGAGAGACGTAATGCATTGTTCTTTTGTCATTTCAAAGGACgtgttgacaataacaaatatataataaaactggCCATATTGTTTAATTggtagataaataaaatgtgctaaCTCTCCAAGGTGACTAGAAACCCCAATATCATCCCTGACTTTCTTTCTTATTGTGCTTTcattattaacacacacaattaaaatgtgAGTTATTTGTCCCCGTGCCCCGTCAACATCGCCCCGATCTGTAATGCGTTCCTGATTGTACCAACAGATCACATGTCTAACTCTGCCTCTGCCTCACTGGCAGTTACAAAGAATATACATGTTAACAACATCTGTAATAACAACCACAGATAAcaaaatatcataatataacataatataaaaccCAAAGCTTTTTACAACAGTAGTTACAAGATACAACTTGTGCTATTCCATATAACAGTTGTATAAACGTTTTCAAAAGGTTATTACACCTATACAATaaagtactttatatactgtatctgcttcaacacaaaatgtcaaaacatttaaagatcaAACACTTTTCCcaacaaaacaattaacttTTCACAGAAGAACGTAATGCTGAATAAGGCATTACGGTACATATTCATCAGCTGACACAAACATATTGTCGACCACGCTgcagaaaacatttacaatgcTCTTCCTACAGTCGTGGCGATAGGCGACAGCGACAATAATATTTTGTAGATTTCGAATGCTTCACCTAACATTTATAGCACTTAGTGTAAATACATTTACGTTTGATTTTACTAATTGGTTACAAGTGAAGCTTAATGGTACAACAGCTTCACAGCACAttgaatcaaaaataaatcacgTTATCACTAATATGCTGTTACAGAACAATATTATTTTCCCACTTGATATATAGATGATAGAAACAAAGCTGCATTGCTGCAGTGGCAAGATGAGAGACATCTTGACTGGTCTCTCAAAATGTGCAAAAGAAAAGTCTTCTAATATCCTCCTGCGAGTGTCCAACGATCAGTGGAAACTTGTCCATTAGCTGTAATATGTGTAGGAAGCGTCTCTTTCCTTGCTAATGCGTTTGATCCGTTTCAGACTTGCCTCCGTGGAGGATATTCAGTCTCAACTATGAGTTGAAACAGCAGTGCCACGTTCCCCTTGAGCTCTTCAGTTTACCAGAGCAGCCAGAGGAGTGGAAACAATGAGTCAGCTCAACAGTGAATATACTCTGGAAGCATCAGTCACCTCTGCTTAATCATTAAGGCtttcatattataaataaaagcatCTAAAAGGTTAGGATGGTTAAAAGCGGAAGAAAGACACTGAAACATGGTACTGTAGTCACACACAATTTCACCTCCTTTAAAATGATACTTGATTATACGCGTGGCCTTCGTCTGTAATTATTTCTCCTCTTACATCACAAGAAGGAGCATGAAATTGGATGCAtcctttaatttaaatattagaaagacaaataaaatatagtcTCAGCTAAACATTCACATTATTGAATTCAGATTACCTCCACTATGAGGTTGAGTTACAATACAATTAGCAGTctagatatacagtatagtgaTTGGCTCTGTACTCCTTTGAGCGTGAAATTAAACATAGGATGAAATGACTATGTGTCACGTAAAAGGAGTGACTCATGGTGAGAATTATTACTCCATCTCTGCTGTTCCCTTCACGTTACGGAGCGTTATAGAGTCTTTCAGCTTCTCCTTTTGGTTTTCAGTCCCGAAACTTTAGGATTTTGGTTTACTCTCAATGCTCTACTAGTGTCTATTtcagcaacaaacaaaaactgacTGATCACAACACCATACAGCAGACCGACACAGTCttaaaatgaatgataatgttacTCTGTAACTAATGGAAGTGTAAATAGTCAAATTGGTCATGTGTCAAAGTTTACAGCTGTTTCCTCTTCACACAAGTGACCAAAAAAGTATTTATCTCTTATATCtttgatttgaagatgtcacatAAACAAATTGTAGTCCTTTATAAATGGTTCCCTAAATTGATGGATGAAAAGTGATTTTACAAACTAACATACATCTAACTAAAGTCATGATAATATTCAGCTGAAGATAAATGAATCAGCAGACAGCAATATATTCCCTGTAGACCCTCTGCCAGCGCTGCACTGCAGCCTTCCTCACTTCTTGCTGCTACAGGGGATTTTCAGAGTCAATCTGGTCTTCATCAAGTGAACTACATGATCTGTTGGATTGAGGTCACGTGACTGACTCAGCCAATCATACACCGGCCACTGTTTGGTAATAAAGAAACTCCTCTTGGTGGCCgcgtctgtgtgtttatgatcTATGTCCTGCCTGACAATCTGATCATTGCGGAACTGTGTGTACACAGAGTCCTACATTGTTCTCCTAATATGGATGTGAAGACCTACAAACACCATTAAAGCTTAGagtgcagaaagaaaacatttacaaaaacatcactCTAATACTTTCTAactgcactgtatgtgtgtttgttcattatgCATTTGCTTTTAATCCTAGATGGAAACATTTTAATACGTTTTCTTATGCACAGGCACAAACAGGCTTGTTTGTGATCATCGTGAATGATTTCATGATTTTAAGAAGTGTGTCTCACGAGTTTCACCatatgaaaaacacaatttaaataaatagtagCTCAAAAGCCCACATCTGTGCACTCAGACTCCTGTGGTGGTGACCTCAGTCTGGAGGTCGTCCTGAACTGTTCTTCCCCCGCACTGATCCATGCCTAGTCAGGCTGGCGGTCTCTGTGTCGTCGCAGgagcacaaacagacacaggcTCCCTAGGTGCTATTACGAGCTCTGGAGAAGCTGTTCTGCTCCAGGCGGGAGCGATAAGGCAGGCAGAAATCCCTGAAGCACCTTTTGAAGTTCTCATCAAGGAAAGCGTACAGCACGGGGTTCAGACTGCTGTTGGTGTAGCCCAGCGCGATGCACAGATGCCAGCTGGCCATCACCAGGAGGTTCTTTTGGTCAATATCCACCATGGTCTTGACAATGATGAAGATGTGGATGGGAGTCCAGCAGATGATGAAGGCCGCCACGACCACCAGGAACCATGCGGGTGATCCGTCGCAGGTTCCTGTCCTTCTCTTTGGAGCCGGAGAGCAGACGGACGCTCTTGAGCCGCAGGATCATCAGACCATAGCAGATGGTGATGACCAGGACCGGGACCACGAAGGCAAAGATGAACACGCAGATATTCATCACCGTGCCCCAGTACCACTCAGGTTTGGAGAATCTGAGTTCGCAGACAGTGTTTTCTGAAGAGTTGAAACAATTAGAAGTTTAATAGAGGGCCATGTGGAGAGGCTAATTCAAGTTAATAACCCAGCTCAAATGTTCTCTTTAACGGTTTGATTGCTTGCCGAAAACAAAACTTGCCAATTTAGGTGCTAAAAAGCATGTGCTGATAAGTGAAGTTGTTGTACAGCGATAAtaattttctgcatttttttcTTCAACAATAAAAATCTCCCACCTTTATCTATCACCTTTGTAACAGCTATGATCATCACAGGCACTCCGACGGCAGAGGAGAGGATCCAAATGCAGACGTTGATGAGCTTGGCTTTGGCAGGCGTGCGGAAGTCCAGGGCCCTCACGGGATGACAAACGGCGATGTAGCGGTCCACGCTCATCATGGTGAGCGTGAAGATGCTGGTGAACATGTTGTAGTAGTCGATGGCGATGACCACTTTACACAACACCTCCCCGAAGGGCCATGTGCTCATCAGGTACTTGGCGCTCTGGAAGGGGAGGGTGCTGGTGGCGAGAGCGTCGGCGAGAGCCAGGTTAAAGATGTAGATGTTGGTGGCGGTCTTCATCTTGGTGTACCTGGTTGGTTGGAATGAAAGCACGGGACCATTTTTAATGATTCTGACTCAGTTGAGGGGAACTGTTGTTTTTCAAGGTCTGTCTACTGCCGTGTGGCAAAGAAGACGCCGACTGTGGGTGACTCACGCTTTCCATTCCATGTACCACGTATCAAGGTTTGAAACCAATTTATTTTTTGGTCTAATCCATTTCCTCTCTAAAACCAATGATCTCCTATTTCCACAGAAATAATATTGAAACTAATAAAAGGGCTTTTTAGAtgcataatgtttttttatggcaCATCCCTAAACGCATAAGAGCCAGAGTGACGGTCAGCCTCCATTACACTGCAACTAATGAGGAGTTTCCTGCTGAAAGATCCTCTAAAACTCCTGCTGGATTTCAGATTCACAgacaacttttcttttaaaacatagATTCATCCCAATTAGTCCAGTTggtcacatttaatgaaactGCAACAAGCTCTACAAGCAGGAGGGAAGAcaaagaattttttttttgttaatccCCCATGTATCATCACATTACACTCTGATTTCACTGTGAATTGCTTTGCCAGGGAGAGGGTGGgcacaatgttgtttttatattttatttttgtttgattaTTGAAAATTGAAAAACCAAAGTACAGAAACTCATATTTCATCTTCCACACAGGAAGTAGTTAAGGGACACGATTGATTGACACTGAAGATCCAAACGTCGCCTCACTGATTTCTCATTTAAATTGCATTAGTTTAACAAGAAAACAATATGACATGAATCCTCAGAAACTTCAGAGCATGAGTTAGTGACACAGTCGTCGCTGTTGATGGGTGAGGGTTCAACATGGTGCTTATTTTCCAAGCAGATTAATTATCTGAATTTACAATATAATTACTGACAGAAGTAATTGGCGCAATGAAGTAATGAAGTAATCCCCAACCCCCGCCCTCTTGTATGtaggaggctgtgtgtgtgtgtgtgtgtgtgtgtgtgtgtgtgtgtgtgtgtgtgtgtgtgtgtgtgtgtgtgtgtgtgtgtgtgtgtgtgtgtttttttatgtgagtgtgtgggtgtgttagAGAGTGGCTCTCAGACACAATGGAACTGTGGGCAATTACAAAGGACCAGTTtacataaagtaatataatatataacataataaaagatTATTATAGTCCTTAAATCAAATATCCCCAGAAGTACTtcaacacaatttaaaataaataaaacattttagaattCCTATACTGTCTAAAGCtattatgtatgtgtgagttcgtgcgtgtgcacgtgtgtgttgcACTAATCAGCATGTACCCAGCAGCAAATTAtagttaaatattaaatatggtCAAATAACCAATTTCTAGTCTaccatttgaatgtttttgcttttattaaatagttTATGTCATCATATATGTCTTACCTGATCACCCCGTACATTACAAGCACGTTTCCCAGCAGTCCCACAACACAGATGAGCGAGTAGAGAGCCGTGATACAGACGGCGATGATGAGACTTGTAGTGTCCCTGGCTGCAGCCTTGTTGGTTTCGTTGCTGTATGAGGGAACGCGCAGAGGATCCTCGGTGAAGGTAACATTGAAAGGAGTTATGGAGACGTTAAAATCACCAAAAGAATAGTAGGGAGGCAGAGCCATTTCTAGGTTTTCATGTGAGATTGCAGCGCACGGAGAAGTCAGAGATTTCCAAAGCAGGTACACAGAAGCGCACGAGAACTGGACGGCAAATTAGTAATGAGGCGCCCTGGAGGATGTTtgtgcgctctctctctctctctctctctctctctctctctctctctctctctctctctctctgcgcaTCTCTGCGCGCTCCCTTCGGCAAAGCCCACTGGTGCACAAAAGAAAATTAGTTTTCTTACCCTACCGTAATGGATAACATTTGTCAAATAGCTTTAATTAGCCCTAGCATACGATAgtgcttcattaaaaaaaaaaattgaattcTCCTTATTGGCTTTTATCCAAAATAACATCCTCTTGTTCCACCTGCAACCCAGCAACTCATCAAACACTGTCAGTTAAACCCTGTCTGAACATATCTCATTGTTGCAGCTCAATTAGAGCCGTCTTTATTGAGCCATCCCTCTTGAGCCATAGGTacttcttcttccaccactcTCCATGGCATGTGCCCCGTGTTAGAGCAGCTCCATTATAGGACTGACTGCTCTCACCAGTCAACTCCATTAAATGGCCTTACTAAACAACAGGAGTGATGTAATTCCCTGTCAGCAGCAAGGATTAGCATTTGATACATATAGTATAAGATAGTTTTGATAGCTTAAGTCAGGTGTGTGGATTTTGAAGTGAATCTTTCACATTGTAGCTTTCCTCTTGTTAAAAGTAAACACATTGATGAAGGCTTACAAACATGCCAGTTCATTCATTTGACAACTGTGTATTTGCTGTCAATCAATGTTTATTGATTGACCTGCTCGGCGTAAATCCGtaattatgcaaatgtttgaCTTTTGATGCCAGGCAGGTGTTTCTTTTCACAATTTTCATCAAAGAGTTCATTTATTCTGTAGCTGCCTTTTGTCTGTAGCCCATTACTGAGAACATCAGAAATCATTACGAACATGTGGCTgcatgtgagcgtgtgtgtctACTGAAATTTGGCGCATGCATGTACAAGTGTGCAGTCTGTTTGAGAGTGTTTCTCAGgggttatttaattatttatacaCAGATAGATCAAAATCCTCCTGTGGGCGTGTCTGTTATGTTCCTAAGTCTTTATGCACTTTGCAAAGTGACCTTTACAGAATCCACCCAGCTCTGATGTCTCCCTGTTTACTTCCAGACCTTCCAAAGATCATGTGCATCTTCCTAAAATgaacaacattaattaaaatgatctgGCTCATTTTGTGCATTCAGCAAGCTGTCTTTTGTTAATGAGGGATGTTTGTTTGCAGCTTCTGTGTAGATTTCTGGCCATCCACGGGTTAGCATAATTCTCAACATGATGCGCAAGACTGAGTTTCAAGACATGTGAGAGGccaaatgttcattttgtcagTCTTCAGTTGGTACACCACTTTTGTCCAGActaaaatgtctcaacaaatATTGAATGGATTGCTGTGACATTCattacagatattcatggttcccagaggatgaatcctgatgACGTTGGTGTTCCTCTGGCTCTTCCTCTAGTGCCACAAGCCGGTCAAAGTGATATGTGTCAACATGTCCAATACATTGCTTTATAACCAACAACTAATGACATTCTCATAAGTATCTGctatacttttcttttctaattaTCAAACGTTAGCATGAAACACTAAATTAAggtggtgaacatggtaaacctGCTTAACATTCATTGACAATGCAAGTTACCATATTGAAGAATTATAAACTTAAAGTGAGtgaataataatgtgttgttataaaaaaaaagagaatacaaTGGCTTGAAAATAATTTCAGTCTGAGTTTCTTCAGTTTTTTCCAGATAAAACcagatttaaaaagacaaaagacagaacATCAGTTTgagtgtaaaatgtttttatgaaagagcaaaaagaaagaaaatgtaccTGCTAGTAGGGCCTTCTTTTTACTGCTGTAATATCAAATACAACTCACTTGCCCATATTAAGTAAAAATGAACTCAACACTAAACTTAACAGTTGTGAcgatataaatgtaataattttcTATATGCATTTAACATACTTTTATTACAAATCACACAACtgaaatccatccatccatcgtctaccgcttgtccttggtcgggtcgcgggggcagcagctccagtaaggaaccccaaacgtccccttctccgggccacatcctcagctcggactgggggatcccgaggcgttccaaggccagtgaggagatataatctctccaccgagtcctgggtcttccccggggtctcctcccagctggacgtgcctttaacacctccctagggaggcgcccaggtggcatccttactagatgcccgaaccacctcaactggctcctttcaacgtaaaggagcagcggctctactccgagtctctcacggatggctgagcttctcaccctatctctaagggagacgccacccgtctgagaaaacacatttcggccgcttgtacccgtgatctcgttctttcggtcatgacccagccttcatgaccataggtgagggtatgaacgaagatcgaccggtagattgagagctttgccttctggctcagctctcttttgtcacaatggtgcggtaaagtgactgcagtaccgcccccgctactccgattctccggccaatctctcgctccatcatcccctcaatcgcgaacaagaccccgaggtacttgaactccttgaACAACTGAAATCCACTCCaattaaactgtattttgtCAACTTTAAAACCCTGACGCTCAAATCACCTGGTAAATCTGCCATCCCTTCAGGACCTGCACGCCTCCAGGACCCAgaagcgtgcaggtaagattgcagcagacccctcccatccaggaggctgcggtccatcaggaccaaaacctcccGCCATaagaacagtttcttcccctctgcagttggcctcatcaaccaggccagagacccccactgacactgtttctccctcccccctctacacgttacattaacctGTGTGATCCCCGGCTGAGACACTCCCacttctccaccagcagccggcCCCCTCACCACGCCCCCCTACCACAGCATCATTCTCTCTGCGGAGAAGGTGATTGGTTGCAAACTGCTGTCCCTACAGATGTATGATCTTTGTGATCATACATCTGTACTCTACAAACTCTTCCTCATACTCCGTATGTGGGAACTTTTGCACATTCCTCTGACTATTTTGTGCATTTCTGCGACTACCACTATTGCACAACTTCtaattaagatatactgtacatatttcttatttcattctgtacattctttttttctatatttacatttcttgtacacaatttttattttataaaagttttctttttaataatatttctgtatttgctcttattttttatttctcctactgtgtttgtgtttatgtttgcaccattacacaccaaatcaatttccttgtatgtgaaaacctgcttggcaataaaccaaattctgattctgattctgaagaaGTATTGTTGCATTCAGTAAAACCTCTGATTGTTTGGATCGACAACCCTGTGAGCTACACAAAGTCTAAGAGGTATTTGCAAAAACAAGCAGATCGATGCAGCAGCCTAGATATTTAAGTGTGAACGCCTTTTAGTGAGATGATGGGAGAGAGGCAGTGGGGGTGGAGAGCTTGCATGGGTTAGCAAACAGAGACGTCCCTTCCCACAATTCAGCCCACGACTCCTCCAGAGGGCTAGGCACGGCATTCTCCTGTCGACAGTTATCTTGCTACGCCGATCTGACACTGAAGGTCTGATCATAACGCTCAATCTCAACAGCAGATCTGGGAGTGAATTCACTAAAATGAATCTCAGTTACAGATGTGTGGGTGAACAGTGTGTGACACCTGCTACTGCTGCGGGAGCAATGATGACATACAGGGTTAGATTAGAGGGCTATCTATGCACCTAATGAACAGAGCTAAAAATACTATAAGTGCAGGGTAGGTGCTCAGCAGAGTGTATGATGAGCCACATCTTTCTCTGTACACAATTTTGAAATGTGGTCAAAATGTGTTGCTAAAAACAGAGTAATGAGTCTGGACGTACAGTACAGTTAGACGACATGAAcaaaatgctgctgctgtggtgtTTATGTTCTCCCCTGGGGGACTATCACTCATGATTTGTGTGTTCAGGCAGTATGATTACTCGCCTCAGTCATCAGCCCAATGGAAACCTTGGAAAGTATTACAATGCCTCCCCAAACACATCACATTCATGGACAGAGTGAGATTGTGGGATTGTGGGAGTGCTGATGATGcatgtttgatttataaatgatCAAACAAGAGAAGACAGCTCCTATCAGCTGCTGAGGATCGATGAAATCCTAATGAATCATTttaaacacactttaacacatCATCTTGTATGAATTGAGCTGTGACACTTGTTGCACTGGTGGCCATTTCATATTTtccgtgctgctgctgttataaGCGGGTGCGTTTTTATCAGGTTTCAATATCTCGTGCACCACAGCACCTCCATCCGCATCAACGGAGCTGCAGTGGAGCGTGTGTCCAGCTTCTGCTGAACTCTCCTCCATCACTCCATTAGCATCGTAGTTATCATGCTTACGGACGTAAGTACGATATGAATAGT contains:
- the oprd1b gene encoding LOW QUALITY PROTEIN: opioid receptor, delta 1b (The sequence of the model RefSeq protein was modified relative to this genomic sequence to represent the inferred CDS: deleted 1 base in 1 codon); amino-acid sequence: MALPPYYSFGDFNVSITPFNVTFTEDPLRVPSYSNETNKAAARDTTSLIIAVCITALYSLICVVGLLGNVLVMYGVIRYTKMKTATNIYIFNLALADALATSTLPFQSAKYLMSTWPFGEVLCKVVIAIDYYNMFTSIFTLTMMSVDRYIAVCHPVRALDFRTPAKAKLINVCIWILSSAVGVPVMIIAVTKVIDKENTVCELRFSKPEWYWGTVMNICVFIFAFVVPVLVITICYGLMILRLKSVRLLSGSKEKDRNLRRITRMVLVVVAAFIICWTPIHIFIIVKTMVDIDQKNLLVMASWHLCIALGYTNSSLNPVLYAFLDENFKRCFRDFCLPYRSRLEQNSFSRARNST